Within Desulfurellaceae bacterium, the genomic segment GCCGAGAAGCCGGCCGGCGCATGCTTCCGCGCGGCGCTGGCACGCTGCTGTTTACCGGCGCAACCGGCTCGCTGCGCGGCAAACCGCCCTTTGGCTCATTCGCATCGGCAAAGGCCGGCCTGCGTGCCCTGTGCCAGACCATGGCCCGGGACTGGGGACCCAAGGGCATTCATGTTGCCCATGTCATCATCGACGGCGGCGTCAACGGCGATATGATCCACTCGCGTTTCCCGGACTACCTCACACGCAAGGGCAAGGACGGCATGTTGGACACCGACGCCATTGCCGACGCCTACTGGTATCTGCATACCCAGCACCCGACCGCCTGGTCACTCGAAGTCGACCTGCGGCCGTATAAAGAGCCGTTCTAACTCGTTCCCCTCGCCCTGGACAGCATTCCACGAACAGCGGCTTGACACGTTTTATATTTTCATTATATTGGAAATATGAAAAACAATGACGCCGTCAGCATCCTGTCGGCCCTGGCTCAGGACACCCGGCTCGACATCTTCCGTCTGCTGGTTCGAGCCGGAAAGGCGGGCTTGGCCGCAGGTGCTATCGGACAGGCGCTCGGCATTCCGGCCGCGACCCTGTCGTTCCATCTCAAGGAACTCAAACACGCCGACACGGTTTCGTGCCGGCGCGAGGGTCGCTCCCTCATCTACAGCGCCAACTTTGCAACAATGAACGCCCTCGTCGCGTTCCTGACCGAAAACTGCTGCCAAGGTGTTGCAGCCGAAGAACCCTCTCAGCCCGTGTGCTGCTGAGGCTCCATAGGGAAAGGAGAAGACCATGCGATTCCAACTCGCCCTGAACGTACGCAATCTCGATGAGGCCATTCCGTACTACTCCAAGCTGCTCGGCGCGCCGGTTAACAAACGCAAACCCGGCTATGCCAATTTTGCGGTGGACTCACCCCCGATCAAACTCGTCCTGCTCGAAAACCCGAACGCCACCGAGCGGCTCAACCACGTCGGTTTCGAGATGGACACGGATGAGGTCGAAGACACGCTGACCCGCCTGGAACCGCAGGGCCTGGCCGACGAGGTCATTCGGGACGAGACCTGTTGCTACGCCAACAAGAGCACGGTCTACTCCACAGACCCCGAGGGCCTGTTGTGGGAGTTCTACAAGTTCCACGGCGATACCGAGGTCTTCCGGGCTTCGCCTCGGCGCGACACACCAGCCGCCAAGCCCAAACCGTCCGCCACCTGTTGTCGCTAAGGGCTCCCGTCATGGCACAGACACCCCCAACAACCGTCAGCCCGCCCCGGCCCTCAAGCCGGGACATGTCCGTCTTTGAACGCTACCTCAGCCTGTGGGTCGGTCTGTGCATTCTTGGCGGCATCGGCCTGGGCCAGACCGTTCCCGGTCTGGCAACCGCCCTGGACGGCATGGCGCTGTATGTCGGCGACGCTCCGGTGGTTTCGATTCCGATTGCGGTGTGTCTGTTCTTCATGATGTATCCGATCATGGTCAAGATTGACTTCGCCAAGGTCGCTACGGCGAGCCGCAACGCCAAGCCGGTCGGCCTGACCCTGTTTGTCAACTGGGCGATCAAGCCGTTTAGCATGTACGCCATCGCCGCCCTGTGTCTGGGCGGTCTGTTTCAGACTTTTATCGGCCCGGAGGCGATCGACTATGTGAAGATGCCGCTCGGCCTGTCACTTCCGGTCGGCAGCTCATACGGAGCCGGAGAGGTGGTGCTGGTCGACGGGGTCAAGATGCTGGCCGTCCCGCTGTGGCGGAGCTATCTGGCCGGCTGCATTCTGCTGGGCGTGGCGCCGTGTACGGCCATGGTGCTGGTCTGGGGCTATCTGGCCCAGGGCAACAGCGGGCTGACCCTGGTCATGGTCGCCCTGAACTCGCTCACCATGCTGGTCTTGTACGGGGTGCTGGGCGGATTTTTGCTGGGTATCGGCCGGCTGCCGGTGCCGTGGCAGGCCCTGATGCTGTCCATCGGCGTGTATGTCGTCCTGCCGCTGCTGGCCGGATATTTTTCCAGAGGCTGGCTCATACGGGCCAAGGGAGAAGCCTGGTTCACGGAGCGCTTTCTACCCCTGCTCACGCCCGTCACCATTGTGGCCCTGCTGCTGACCCTGGTCGTGCTGTTTTCGCTCAAGGGGGAGGTCATCGTGGCCAATCCGCTCACCATTGTGTGGATTGCCATTCCGCTGTTCATTCAGACCGTGCTCATTTTCGGCCTGACCTATGGGCTGGCCAGATTGCTGAGGTTCTCCTACCAGGACGCCGCGCCGTCGGCCCTGATCGGCGCCTCAAACCACTTCGAGGTTGCCATTGCCACGGCCACCATGCTGTTTGGGTTGTCCTCCGCCGCAGCCCTGGCCACGGTTATCGGGGTCTTGATCGAGGTGCCGGTCATGCTGCTCTTGGTCCGCGTGTGTCAGCGCACCCAGGGCTGGTTTGCCCGGCCGGCCGCCGCGCCGGCCGGCTCTCGGCAGTCCGCCAGCTACGATCTCCCAGAACCGGACTGACGCGGCTGGTCTGATCGCTGCCGGTGGACGTATCGGGCACGGTCGGATTCAGGGGCCGAAACGGGCGGTGACATTCCGGGCAAATTCCGCCACCAGCCTATCTGCCTTGCGGCGGATCACCGCCTGGCCGAACTCGCCCAGCTTGCCCATCAGCCGCACCTCCGACACGATCCGCAGCTCGGTCGCGTCGCTGTCGGTCTCGTCCAGCGTCATACGGACCGTGAGGAAGACCCCTCCCCCGACCCGCCGGTCCCTGGCCTCGGCCTGCGACACGATCCGCCACGCGTGCCGATTCTTCTCCCGAACCGTCATCACTCCCTGTAAGCGCAAGCCGATGGGGCCGACCTTGACCCGCAGCTGGCCGGTGTACTGTTCGCCCGCGCCGTCGTGCTTGGCCGTCAGCTGATCCGCCCCGGGCACGCAGCCGGCCATGTCCGGAA encodes:
- a CDS encoding helix-turn-helix transcriptional regulator; this translates as MKNNDAVSILSALAQDTRLDIFRLLVRAGKAGLAAGAIGQALGIPAATLSFHLKELKHADTVSCRREGRSLIYSANFATMNALVAFLTENCCQGVAAEEPSQPVCC
- a CDS encoding SDR family NAD(P)-dependent oxidoreductase, producing MSGHKTAIVVGVGAEIGIGGAVCKRFAREGYHVFIAGRTAEKIDAVRHAITAAGGAATSVVTDTTKEAEVIRLFDTAEHAGHGPLEVVIYNAGNNFMKDILDMDAEFFERVWRVGCFGGFLVGREAGRRMLPRGAGTLLFTGATGSLRGKPPFGSFASAKAGLRALCQTMARDWGPKGIHVAHVIIDGGVNGDMIHSRFPDYLTRKGKDGMLDTDAIADAYWYLHTQHPTAWSLEVDLRPYKEPF
- a CDS encoding SRPBCC family protein, with protein sequence MNFEQRCRLAVARDQLWDFLTNVPDMAGCVPGADQLTAKHDGAGEQYTGQLRVKVGPIGLRLQGVMTVREKNRHAWRIVSQAEARDRRVGGGVFLTVRMTLDETDSDATELRIVSEVRLMGKLGEFGQAVIRRKADRLVAEFARNVTARFGP
- the arsB gene encoding ACR3 family arsenite efflux transporter; translation: MSVFERYLSLWVGLCILGGIGLGQTVPGLATALDGMALYVGDAPVVSIPIAVCLFFMMYPIMVKIDFAKVATASRNAKPVGLTLFVNWAIKPFSMYAIAALCLGGLFQTFIGPEAIDYVKMPLGLSLPVGSSYGAGEVVLVDGVKMLAVPLWRSYLAGCILLGVAPCTAMVLVWGYLAQGNSGLTLVMVALNSLTMLVLYGVLGGFLLGIGRLPVPWQALMLSIGVYVVLPLLAGYFSRGWLIRAKGEAWFTERFLPLLTPVTIVALLLTLVVLFSLKGEVIVANPLTIVWIAIPLFIQTVLIFGLTYGLARLLRFSYQDAAPSALIGASNHFEVAIATATMLFGLSSAAALATVIGVLIEVPVMLLLVRVCQRTQGWFARPAAAPAGSRQSASYDLPEPD
- a CDS encoding VOC family protein, yielding MRFQLALNVRNLDEAIPYYSKLLGAPVNKRKPGYANFAVDSPPIKLVLLENPNATERLNHVGFEMDTDEVEDTLTRLEPQGLADEVIRDETCCYANKSTVYSTDPEGLLWEFYKFHGDTEVFRASPRRDTPAAKPKPSATCCR